The following coding sequences lie in one Arachis ipaensis cultivar K30076 chromosome B03, Araip1.1, whole genome shotgun sequence genomic window:
- the LOC110269797 gene encoding uncharacterized protein LOC110269797: protein MTQSNSQFEVSPNDSVGKVLGPKHSGRVRCMGMRAAPTNTFRNVRSRLNGMTISTNSAGSSSPTTAVILQKKIYNLESDLHNSQQKVGSLESKLQQSFDMMKAYLMMKEGGIPEALVGFFSAREANDAESESTTPFEVRRSAGDSNGHPKTNI, encoded by the exons ATGACACAATCAAATTCACAATTTGAGGTGTCTCCTAATGATTCTGTTGGTAAAGTTTTGGGACCTAAACACTCTGGGAGAGTTCGTTGCATGGGCATGAGGGCAGCGCCTACAAATACCTTTAGGAATGTGAGAAGTCGGCTTAATGGGATGACCATCTCCACTAATTCAGCTGGATCTTCTTCGCCTACTACTGCTGTAATTTTACAGAAAAAGATCTATAATTTGGAGTCCGACTTACATAATTCACAGCAAAAAGTCGGTAGTCTAGAGTCTAAGTTGCAGCAATCATTTGATATGATGAAAGCATACCTAATGATGAAGGAAGGAGGAATTCCCGAAGCGCTTGTTGGCTTCTTTTCTGCCCGAGAG GCTAATGATGCTGAAAGCGAGTCTACTACTCCCTTTGAAGTTAGGAGATCAGCTGGTGATAGCAATGGACATCCGAAGACAAATATTTAA
- the LOC107633605 gene encoding transcription factor HEC3-like: MMDTTNLQQNNNATVFTAATWTEVDHNHIIHQIPNIMASGVFPNYHHLLQIHHHPSTTTTALPSSSSSGFLGDILGVVHLEHQEQEQDHDHDHEDEEAEEELGAMKEMMYKIAAMQPVDIDPATIRKPKRRNVRISDDPQSVAARHRRERISEKIRILQRLVPGGTKMDTASMLDEAIRYVKFLKRQIRLLQSTTPHQPPQCNYVGLPNNSNSAFSLGPSTSDWPFAPTTTPSAVPASFGFNAGGGHHAPSSFNHHEVINE, from the coding sequence ATGATGGATACCACAAACCTGCAGCAGAATAATAATGCTACTGTCTTCACTGCTGCTACTTGGACAGAAGTTGATCATAATCACATCATTCACCAAATCCCTAACATCATGGCTTCTGGGGTTTTCCCAAACTACCATCACCTTCTTCAAATTCATCATCATCCATCAACAACCACTACTGCACTGCCCTCTTCTTCTTCATCGGGGTTCCTTGGTGACATACTTGGAGTAGTGCACCTAGAACACCAAGAGCAAGAACAAGATCATGATCACGATCATGAAGATGAAGAGGCAGAAGAGGAGCTTGGAGCCATGAAGGAGATGATGTACAAGATCGCAGCTATGCAGCCCGTGGACATCGATCCCGCCACCATTAGGAAGCCAAAGAGGCGAAACGTTCGCATCAGCGACGACCCTCAGAGCGTGGCGGCGCGCCACCGCAGGGAGAGGATCAGCGAGAAGATTCGGATCCTGCAGAGGCTTGTTCCCGGTGGAACAAAGATGGACACAGCTTCCATGCTGGATGAAGCAATTCGATATGTTAAGTTCTTGAAGAGACAAATCAGGTTGCTTCAATCCACTACTCCTCATCAACCGCCACAATGCAATTATGTTGGTCTTCCTAATAATTCTAACAGTGCCTTCTCTTTAGGCCCTTCTACTTCTGATTGGCCTTTTGCACCCACCACCACGCCCTCCGCCGTGCCTGCCTCATTCGGATTCAATGCCGGAGGAGGTCATCATGCCCCCTCCAGCTTTAATCATCATGAGGTAATTAATGAATGA
- the LOC107630985 gene encoding protein trichome berefringence-like 7 isoform X2 codes for MSVLNRSISLNRNGSFNRRGFSVGLGSPKVANHVRFGWVSLRIQVLVIIASVISFFVAIGCGYIYVLPSVSHALLNAQGLLSDHNDNELLTSCDVFDGSWVQVQGYPLYNATECPFVEKGFNCLGNGRVDTDYLSWRWKPKGCNIPTFDVRSVLEMLRSKRVVFVGDSMSRTQWESMICMLMAGVEDKSGVYEVNQNNITKRIRFLGVRFSAFNFTIEFFRSVFLVQQGNLPRYMQRPRRVKSTLMLDKLDDISDQWVNSDVLIFNTGHWWVPSKLFDIDQTFRQCNVTKYPTPETEGRDQSLFLDTVLEVVKNIRVPINVLRVTSMSSFRSDGHVGNWSDNPFIQDCSHWCLPGVPDMWNEIVLSQLFSDNETPYRQMEIAE; via the exons ATGAGTGTGTTGAATAGGAGCATTTCATTGAACAGGAATGGATCATTCAATCGAAGGGGCTTCAGTGTTGGCCTTGGAAGCCCCAAGGTCGCCAATCACGTTCGATTTGGATGGGTCTCTTTGAGAATTCAGGTTCTTGTTATCATTGCCTCTGTCATTTCCTTCTTTGTAGCAATTGGTTGTGGCTACATTTATGTGCTTCCTAGCGTTAGCCATGCTCTCTTAAATGCCCAAGGTCTCTTATCTGACCACAACGATAACGAATTACTCACAAGCTGTGATGTCTTTGATGGAAGCTGGGTTCAGGTCCAAGGGTACCCTTTATACAATGCCACTGAGTGTCCCTTTGTGGAAAAAGGATTCAATTGTTTGGGGAATGGAAGGGTTGACACGGATTATCTCAGCTGGCGGTGGAAACCAAAGGGTTGTAACATTCCAACGTTTGATGTGCGTAGCGTTTTGGAAATGCTGAGGAGCAAAAGGGTTGTTTTTGTTGGTGATTCAATGAGTAGAACACAGTGGGAGTCTATGATTTGTATGCTTATGGCTGGTGTTGAGGATAAGAGTGGTGTTTATGAAGTCAATCAAAATAACATAACAAAGCGAATTAGGTTCTTGGGGGTTAGGTTCAGTGCCTTCAACTTCACCATTGAGTTTTTCCGGTCGGTTTTTCTTGTGCAGCAGGGTAATTTGCCCAGATATATGCAAAGGCCAAGGAGGGTGAAATCCACACTTATGCTGGACAAGTTAGATGATATAAGTGACCAGTGGGTTAATTCAGATGTTCTGATATTCAACACTGGCCATTGGTGGGTGCCATCTAAGCTTTTTGACAT TGATCAAACCTTCAGGCAGTGCAATGTGACTAAGTACCCTACCCCAGAAACTGAGGGAAGGGACCAGAGCTTGTTTTTGGACACGGTTTTGGAAGTGGTTAAGAATATCAGAGTTCCTATAAATGTTCTCCGCGTTACTTCTATGTCATCTTTCCGGAGCGATGGACATGTTGGTAATTGGAGTGATAATCCATTCATTCAAGATTGTAGTCACTGGTGTCTGCCAGGAGTACCTGATATGTGGAATGAAATTGTCCTGTCCCAACTCTTTTCCGACAATGAAACCCCTTATCGGCAAATGGAAATTGCAGAATAA
- the LOC107630986 gene encoding LOW QUALITY PROTEIN: RNA-binding protein with multiple splicing (The sequence of the model RefSeq protein was modified relative to this genomic sequence to represent the inferred CDS: inserted 2 bases in 1 codon) translates to MQHLLRRSKAFVKAKDLDSSLILLINGAWAKAKESMLPASKHEPDGRVRTIFITGLPEDVKEREXLMRWLPRFEASQLNFKAEKPMGFALFSTAHQAIAAKDILQDMLFDHDTKSVLHTEMAKKYLFVKRGADAGAFDQSKRLRTAGDYTHTGYTSPSPFHHPPPPVWGPHGYMAPPPPPPYDPYGGYPIAPVPMPTPAPIAAPSSYVPVQ, encoded by the exons ATGCAACAC CTTTTGAGAAGATCAAAAGCCTTTGTGAAGGCAAAGGACCTTGATTCTTCGTTGATATTGTTGATCAATGGTGCTTGGGCTAAAGCAAAAGAATCAATGCTGCCAGCTTCAAAGCATGAACCAGATGGCAGA GTTCGAACGATATTCATCACGGGGCTTCCGGAGGACGTGAAGGAGAGGGA TCTGATGCGGTGGCTTCCCAGATTCGAAGCGTCTCAACTGAATTTCAAGGCAGAAAAGCCCATGGGCTTCGCACTTTTCTCCACCGCCCACCAAGCAATTGCCGCCAAGGACATCCTTCAGGACATGCTCTTCGATCACGACACCAAGTCCGTCCTCCACACCGAGATGGCCAAGAAGTACCTCTTTGTCAAGAGAG GGGCTGATGCGGGTGCGTTTGACCAGAGTAAGCGATTGCGGACAGCTGGGGATTATACGCACACTGGTTATACAAGTCCTTCCCCTTTCCATCATCCACCACCACCCGTTTGGGGACCACATGG GTACATGGCTCCACCGCCGCCGCCTCCATATGATCCATATGGAGGCTACCCCATTGCGCCAGTGCCAATGCCTACTCCTGCTCCAATAGCAGCGCCTAGCAGTTATGTTCCAGTTCAG TGA
- the LOC107630985 gene encoding protein trichome berefringence-like 7 isoform X1, with product MSVLNRSISLNRNGSFNRRGFSVGLGSPKVANHVRFGWVSLRIQVLVIIASVISFFVAIGCGYIYVLPSVSHALLNAQGLLSDHNDNELLTSCDVFDGSWVQVQGYPLYNATECPFVEKGFNCLGNGRVDTDYLSWRWKPKGCNIPTFDVRSVLEMLRSKRVVFVGDSMSRTQWESMICMLMAGVEDKSGVYEVNQNNITKRIRFLGVRFSAFNFTIEFFRSVFLVQQGNLPRYMQRPRRVKSTLMLDKLDDISDQWVNSDVLIFNTGHWWVPSKLFDIGCYFQVKRSLKLGMSISAAFKIALETWASWVEREIDRNRTRIFFRTYEPSHWSDQTFRQCNVTKYPTPETEGRDQSLFLDTVLEVVKNIRVPINVLRVTSMSSFRSDGHVGNWSDNPFIQDCSHWCLPGVPDMWNEIVLSQLFSDNETPYRQMEIAE from the exons ATGAGTGTGTTGAATAGGAGCATTTCATTGAACAGGAATGGATCATTCAATCGAAGGGGCTTCAGTGTTGGCCTTGGAAGCCCCAAGGTCGCCAATCACGTTCGATTTGGATGGGTCTCTTTGAGAATTCAGGTTCTTGTTATCATTGCCTCTGTCATTTCCTTCTTTGTAGCAATTGGTTGTGGCTACATTTATGTGCTTCCTAGCGTTAGCCATGCTCTCTTAAATGCCCAAGGTCTCTTATCTGACCACAACGATAACGAATTACTCACAAGCTGTGATGTCTTTGATGGAAGCTGGGTTCAGGTCCAAGGGTACCCTTTATACAATGCCACTGAGTGTCCCTTTGTGGAAAAAGGATTCAATTGTTTGGGGAATGGAAGGGTTGACACGGATTATCTCAGCTGGCGGTGGAAACCAAAGGGTTGTAACATTCCAACGTTTGATGTGCGTAGCGTTTTGGAAATGCTGAGGAGCAAAAGGGTTGTTTTTGTTGGTGATTCAATGAGTAGAACACAGTGGGAGTCTATGATTTGTATGCTTATGGCTGGTGTTGAGGATAAGAGTGGTGTTTATGAAGTCAATCAAAATAACATAACAAAGCGAATTAGGTTCTTGGGGGTTAGGTTCAGTGCCTTCAACTTCACCATTGAGTTTTTCCGGTCGGTTTTTCTTGTGCAGCAGGGTAATTTGCCCAGATATATGCAAAGGCCAAGGAGGGTGAAATCCACACTTATGCTGGACAAGTTAGATGATATAAGTGACCAGTGGGTTAATTCAGATGTTCTGATATTCAACACTGGCCATTGGTGGGTGCCATCTAAGCTTTTTGACAT AGGTTGCTATTTCCAGGTTAAAAGGTCTCTGAAACTTGGGATGTCGATTTCTGCTGCCTTTAAAATAGCACTTGAAACTTGGGCATCATGGGTTGAAAGAGAGATCGATAGAAATAGAACGCGCATCTTCTTTAGGACTTATGAGCCATCTCACTGGAG TGATCAAACCTTCAGGCAGTGCAATGTGACTAAGTACCCTACCCCAGAAACTGAGGGAAGGGACCAGAGCTTGTTTTTGGACACGGTTTTGGAAGTGGTTAAGAATATCAGAGTTCCTATAAATGTTCTCCGCGTTACTTCTATGTCATCTTTCCGGAGCGATGGACATGTTGGTAATTGGAGTGATAATCCATTCATTCAAGATTGTAGTCACTGGTGTCTGCCAGGAGTACCTGATATGTGGAATGAAATTGTCCTGTCCCAACTCTTTTCCGACAATGAAACCCCTTATCGGCAAATGGAAATTGCAGAATAA